In Oncorhynchus gorbuscha isolate QuinsamMale2020 ecotype Even-year linkage group LG02, OgorEven_v1.0, whole genome shotgun sequence, a single genomic region encodes these proteins:
- the LOC123994396 gene encoding sestrin-3-like: MNVSAESFTSNPFHICNICQKVIRKKEKGVRVPRPFSSGPSAFIPKEEIVEASQVDPQTEQILAKAYSLSGHVDHLTQVMGLHPHYLESFLRSQFYLLRMDGPLPLHCRHYIAIMAAARHQCSFLVSLHVREFYRMGMCLDWLKGLQYAPQRLRNLNEINKILAHRPWLITKEHIQNLVKTGEHSWSLAELVHAVVILAHFHSLASFVFGSGINPQVDPQNANGFQSVYISDYCTCDLASDHHLDRDLSNTSPVTTDSVSELEALMDRMKRLQEEREEDEASQEEMATRFEKEKKESLLVGSGDMKDEVMPTSKVSRFVEDATFGYQHFARHGEDNPPTFRAQDYSWEDHGFSLVNRLYSDIGLLLDDKFRTACDLTYYNMASHEDVDTTMLRRALFNYVHCMYGIRYDDYDYGEVNQLLERSLKVYIKTVTCYPERTTRRMYDSYWCQFRHSEKVHVNLLLMEARMQAELLYTLRAITRYMT, translated from the exons GAGAAAGGAGTCAGGGTGCCGCGACCCTTCTCCAGTGGACCCAGTGCCTTCATTCCAAAAGAGGAG ATTGTGGAGGCGTCCCAGGTGGACCCCCAAACAGAGCAGATCCTGGCCAAGGCCTACTCTCTGTCAGGCCACGTGGACCATCTGACCCAGGTGATGGGACTGCACCCCCACTACCTGGAGTCCTTCCTGCGTAGCCAGTTCTACCTGCTGAGGATGGACGGCCCCCTGCCTCTCCATTGCCGACACTACATTGCCATCATG gctGCAGCGCGTCACCAGTGTTCCTTCCTGGTGTCTCTGCATGTGCGTGAGTTCTACAGGATGGGGATGTGTCTAGACTGGCTGAAGGGTCTACAGTACGCCCCTCAGAGACTGAGGAACCTCAACGAGATCAACAAGATCCTAGCACACAGGCCCTGGCTCATCACCAAAGAGCACATTCAG AACTTGGTGAAAACAGGGGAGCACAGTTGGTCTTTGGCAGAGCTGGTCCATGCTGTGGTCATATTGGCCCATTTCCATTCCCTGGCCAGCTTTGTGTTTGGCAGTGGTATCAACCCCCAGGTGGATCCACAGAATGCCAATGGCTTCCAGTCCGTTTACATCAGTGACTACTGTACATGTGACTTGGCCAGCGACCATCACCTGGACCGTGACCTCAGCAACACCAGCCCCGTG ACCACAGACTCGGTCAGTGAGTTAGAGGCACTGATGGACAGAATGAAGAGgctgcaggaggagagagaggaggatgaggccTCGCAGGAGGAGATGGCCACACGCTtcgagaaagagaagaaagagagccTCCTGGTGGGCTCTGGGG ATATGAAGGATGAGGTGATGCCCACATCCAAAGTGTCTCGGTTTGTAGAGGATGCCACCTTTGGGTACCAGCACTTTGCTCGACACGGAGAGGACAACCCACCAACATTTAGAGCACAG GACTACTCGTGGGAGGACCATGGTTTCTCTCTGGTCAACAGGCTGTACTCAGACATTGGTCTGCTGCTGGATGACAAGTTCCGAACAGCGTGTGACCTAACCTACTACAACATGGCCAGTCACGAGGACGTGGACACCACCATGCTCCGACGTGCACTCTTCAACTACGTGCACTGCATGTATGGCATCAG GTATGATGACTATGACTATGGGGAGGTGAATCAGCTATTGGAACGCAGTCTGAAGGTCTATATAAAGACGGTAACATGTTATCCAGAGAGGACCACTCGCCGCATGTACGACAGCTACTGGTGCCAGTTCCGCCACTCCGAGAAG GTCCATGTGAACCTACTCCTAATGGAGGCCAGGATGCAGGCAGAACTGCTATACACCCTGCGCGCCATCACACGCTACATGACCTGA